Proteins from one Pleuronectes platessa chromosome 16, fPlePla1.1, whole genome shotgun sequence genomic window:
- the notum1a gene encoding palmitoleoyl-protein carboxylesterase notum1a: protein MMTALRMVSSLLVLVLMQSGALCARRFRGGRNPQPRRAPPPPTYRADRGDTTESFPLDFTAVEENMDNFMTQVKNLAQSLYPCSAQKLENDMKLNFLENTSVTCNDGSPAGYYLKESRGSRRWLIFLEGGWYCFNKENCDSRYETMRRLMSSSKWAQTKTGTGILSPLPEENPHWWNANMVFLPYCSSDAWSGATAKTEQSGYAFMGSLIIQEVVKDLLNKGLDNAKVLLLAGSSAGGTGVLLNVDRVAETLEGLGHTGIQVRGLADSGWFLDNKQYHCTDCVDAVNCSPTETIKRGIKYWGGVVPERCQQAHQGEEWNCFFGYRVFPSIKSPVFVVQWLFDEAQLTVDNIHLTGQPVQEGQWRYIQNLGIELRNTLKDVPAMFAPACLSHEVITRNYWIDVQVKGTSLPRALHCWDRSLNDNRNNKAPPKGCPVHLIDSCPWPHCNPTCPTIRDQFTGQEMNVIQFLMHMGFDVQKMAQQQGMDPSKLLGMLSSGS, encoded by the exons ATGATGACAGCGCTCAGAATGGTTTCAtcactgctggtgctggtgttgATGCAGTCCGGAGCGCTTTGCGCACGGAGGTTCCGGGGTGGCCGCAACCCACAACCGCGACGCGCACCACCTCCTCCAACTTACCGGGCCGACCGGGGCGACACCACGGAGAGCTTCCCTCTGGATTTCACCGCCGTGGAGGAGAACATGGATAACTTCATGACACAAGTCAAGAACCTCGCGCAGTCCCTGTACCCGTGCTCGGCGCAGAAGCTCGAAAACGACATGAAGCTGAACTTTTTGGAGAATACATCAGTCACCTGCAACGACGGAAGTCCTGCGGG GTACTATCTGAAAGAATCGCGAGGCAGCAGGCGGTGGCTGATATTCTTAGAGG GTGGCTGGTACTGCTTCAACAAGGAGAACTGCGACAGCCGATATGAAACCATGAGGAGATTGATGAGCTCATCCAAGTGGGCCCAGACTAAAACAG GCACAGGGATCCTGTCTCCACTGCCGGAGGAAAACCCTCACTGGTGGAATGCCAACATGGT GTTCCTCCCGTACTGCTCCAGCGACGCGTGGAGTGGCGCTACGGCCAAAACGGAGCAAA GTGGCTATGCCTTCATGGGCTCACTGATTATCCAGGAGGTGGTGAAGGATCTGCTGAACAAAGGTCTGGACAACGCAAAGGTCCTCCTCTTAGCAGGAAGCAG TGCGGGTGGCACTGGGGTCCTGCTGAACGTAGACCGTGTGGCGGAAACACTGGAGGGACTTGGACACACTGGGATACAAGTGCGAGGTCTGGCTGATTCTGGCTGGTTTCTGGACAACAAACAGTACCACTGCACAGACTGTGTGGACGCTGTCAACTGTTCACCCACTGAGACCATCAAGAGAGGCATAAA GTACTGGGGAGGAGTGGTGCCAGAGAGGTGCCAGCAGGCACATCAAGGAGAAGAGTGGAACTGTTTCTTTGGATACAGAGTATTCCCGTCAATAAAAA GCCCTGTGTTTGTGGTCCAGTGGCTCTTTGATGAGGCCCAGCTTACAGTGGACAACATCCACCTAACCGGACAACCTGTGCAGGAAGGGCAGTGGCGCTACATCCAGAATTTGGGCATAGAGCTGAGAAACACTCTCAAAGATGTCCC ggcTATGTTTGCTCCAGCATGCCTATCTCATGAAGTTATCACCAGAAA CTACTGGATTGACGTGCAGGTTAAAGGCACCTCCCTGCCTCGAGCGCTGCACTGTTGGGACCGGAGCCTCAACGACAACAGGAACAACAAAGCCCCGCCTAAAGGCTGCCCGGTGCATTTGATCGACAGCTGCCCGTGGCCACACTGCAACCCCACCTGCCCGACCATCCGAGACCAGTTCACGGGACAAGAGATGAACGTGATTCAGTTCCTCATGCACATGGGCTTCGATGTGCAGAAGATGGCTCAGCAGCAGGGCATGGACCCAAGCAAGCTATTGGGCATGCTCAGCAGCGGCAGCTaa